In Melopsittacus undulatus isolate bMelUnd1 chromosome 6, bMelUnd1.mat.Z, whole genome shotgun sequence, the following proteins share a genomic window:
- the FASLG gene encoding tumor necrosis factor ligand superfamily member 6 has protein sequence MLEAFIELQHLSWVLSAGVMQAHKGRSGSSPRAQSATAPAVFGCYMEDHAKHVQSIPLPAMQQNLNYVYPQIFWVDGCPSANTSCSPAPPVAPFPPPVPDRSRKPRNNRERKSTGFLVISLLLLLALTGVGLSMFQIFHLEKELAELRESASSEHIPPALEKLIGQKEQSMKNEARKAAHLTGNPDQRDLTLDWESISGHAFTNGIQYRDQGLVINETGLYFVYSNVLFRGSVCTSQVLTHIVYKKNPALLGSHVLMEDKGINYCTGQKTWARKSYLGALFKLRKMDSLHVNVSKISLINFEESKTFFGLFKL, from the exons ATGCTTGAGGCTTTTATAGAGTTGCAGCATCTGAGCTGGGTGCTCTCTGCTGGAGTGATGCAGGCACATAAAGGTAGATCTGGGTCTTCCCCCAGGGCTCAGTCTGCGACAGCCCCAGCAGTTTTTGGCTGCTACATGGAAGATCACGCCAAGCACGTCCAGTCCATTCCACTCCCAGCCATGCAGCAGAACCTGAACTACGTGTATCCCCAGATCTTTTGGGTGGATGGCTGTCCCAGTGCAAATACTTCCTGCTCTCCAGCACCCCCCGTCGCTCCTTTCCCACCACCAGTACCTGACCGGAGCAGAAAGCCAAGGAacaacagagaaaggaagagcaCTGGCTTTCTGGTGATCtccttgctgctcctgctggcCCTCACTGGAGTGGGGCTGAGCATGTTTCAGATTTTCCACCTGGAGAAGGAGCTGGCTGAACTCAGAGAG TCTGCCAGCAGTGAACACATCCCTCCAGCTTTGGAAAAACTCATAG GGCAGAAGGAGCAGTcaatgaaaaatgaagcaaggaAAGCAGCACACTTAACAG GAAACCCGGACCAGCGAGACCTCACTCTGGATTGGGAGTCCATCTCTGGCCATGCCTTCACCAATGGCATTCAGTACCGTGATCAGGGCCTTGTCATCAATGAGACCGGTCTGTACTTTGTATATTCCAACGTGCTCTTCCGAGGCAGTGTCTGCACGAGCCAGGTGTTGACCCACATCGTCTACAAGAAGAACCCAGCTTTGCTTGGTAGCCATGTGCTGATGGAGGACAAGGGCATCAACTACTGTACAGGTCAGAAAACGTGGGCCCGGAAAAGCTACCTGGGGGCTTTATTCAAGCTCAGGAAGATGGACAGTTTGCATGTCAATGTCTCCAAAATCTCTCTGATTAATTTTGAGGAATCCAAGACATTCTTTGGTTTATTTAAGCTTTGA